The DNA segment CGTACAGGCCCTCCTGCGGCTGCCTCGGCGTGCTCAGCGCCAGCAGCAGCGGCTGTCCGCGCTGCGGCTTCACCGCACGCACCATCAGGCCACCGTCGGCCTGCGTGGCCGGCAACGCCGGCATGGCCAGCAGGTCGCCGACCGCCGCGGCGACCGCCATGCCGTCGCCGGGCAGCGTGGACAGGCCCGGCGCGCCCTTGTCGGCGAGCGCCGTCACGTCGACCGACGCCGTACGGGACAGCTGCGTGAGCAGTGCCTCGTTGAGGATGAAGGCCGCCTCGACGGTGCCGGCCACCGCGCCGGTGGACGTACGCAGCTGCACCGATGCCGCGATGCCCGGCTGGGTCGTCCGCGAGGGCCGCGCCGGCGGGTCGACCGCGCAGTTGGCCGGGAACGACAGGGCCGTGCCGCCGCTGGCCACCTGGCCGCCGTTGGCGTCCCGTACGACCACGGCGTCGGCGAGCGCCTGCCGCAGGACGGTGTTGATGGCCGCCGGCCGCTCGGACTCACCGGCCGTCGCCACGATCGTCGCGGCGGCCAGCGCACTGCGGCAGAGCTGCGAAACCGTGGTGGACACGGTGCTGCCGGCCAGCTGCAACCGGTCGGCGGTGCGCTGGTCGGTGACCCGTCCGACGCTGATGCCGACGAACACCGCACCGAGCACGAGCGGTCCGAGCACGATCGCCAGGAAAGCGGCGGTGAGCCGGGCGCGCATCGTCACCACATGCCTCCTTAGCAACCGGACCAGCACCACCTGCGATGATCGGAGCGTACGCGGGTGGGAGGGCAGACTACGCACATGACCCACTTCGCCAGGAAGCACACGCTGCGCCAGGAGCTCTCGGCCAGCCGGCGAGGCAGGCCGGCCGCGGCGCGCGAGGCCGACTCGGCGCGGATCGTCGCGACGTTGTGCACCGAACTCGCCGACATCGGCACCACGGTGGCCGCGTACGTGCCGGTCGGCGCCGAGCCTGGTGGCGACCTGCCCGGCACGTTGCTCGAGCGCGGATTCGCGGTGCTGCTTCCGGTGTTGTTGGCCGACGGCGACCTCGACTGGGCCACCTGCCGGTCGACCACCGACCTGGCGCCGGCCGGTCGTGGCCTTCGCGAGCCGCTCGGGCCACGGCTGGGCACCGACGCCATCCGTACGGCCGACGCGGTCGTCGTGCCGGCGGTCGCCGTCGGCCTGGACGGCTCGCGGCTCGGTCGCGGCGGCGGCTCGTACGACCGCGCGCTCACCCGCGTGTCGGCCGACACGCCGGTCGTCGCGCTGGTGTACGACGACGAGCTGGTGGACAGCCTGCCGACCGAGGCGCACGACGTGCAGGTCAACGCG comes from the Fodinicola acaciae genome and includes:
- a CDS encoding 5-formyltetrahydrofolate cyclo-ligase, with the protein product MTHFARKHTLRQELSASRRGRPAAAREADSARIVATLCTELADIGTTVAAYVPVGAEPGGDLPGTLLERGFAVLLPVLLADGDLDWATCRSTTDLAPAGRGLREPLGPRLGTDAIRTADAVVVPAVAVGLDGSRLGRGGGSYDRALTRVSADTPVVALVYDDELVDSLPTEAHDVQVNAVVTPSRGWLDLPAAFGLTGSG